The Candidatus Beckwithbacteria bacterium DNA window AAATGTATGACCTGCCACTTGGCTTTATCTTTTTGTCAGCGGTTATGGTAAATCCGCACTCGCCACAATGGAAAAATCCGCGGTAAAGAAAAAATTTCATCTTGTCCACTTTTTGCGGTTTGCTCTTTTGCTTCATCACTTCCTGCACTTCGTCAAAAAGTTTCTTTGAAATAATCGGTTCATGCTTTCCTTCAAAGTATTCTCCGTTATACCTTATCAATCCGTAGTAAAAAGGATTTCGCAAAAGATACTGGAAATTTGAAACGGAAAGCAAAGAACCTCGCCGCCCTTTCAAGCCGAGTGCATTGATAATCTTTCGGATTTCTTTCAGCGTATATTTTCCAGTGGCGTAGGCCTCAAATGCCTTTTTAATAAGCGGTGATTTTTCTTTATCAACATAAACCTGTTTTGTTTCTTTGTTGTTAAGATATCCGAGCGGGGCCATTTGAGGCCAAAGTCCGTTTTTCAATTTTTGACGATGTCCTCGTTTGATATTTTCCGAAAGATTATCAATGTAATATTTTGACTGCCCAAAAGCGATTGATAACATAAATTTTCCTTGCGGTGTGGGATCAAACCAAAAAGTTGGGAATTTTAGCTCTTTGATAATCCCAGTGTCCACAAGATAGATAATTTGCCCGCCGTCAACGGAATTTCTTGCTAATCTATCGGGGTGCCATGCTAAAATTCCCATTGCTTCGCCCGCTTCAATTCTCTTTAACATTTCAGCGAAGACAGGCCGGCCCGGCTTTTTCGCAGTTTGCTTTTCTACCAAAGTATCAACAACATCAATGTTTTCTTTTTTCGCCAGCTCTCGCAATTCGGCTAATTGGTCGGCAATACTGCGAACTTGCCTGTCTTCGCTGTCCGTTGATTTGCGGGCATAAATGAAAAACTTTTTGGTTTGATTGTCGTTTGTCATATTGCTTTAGTTAATTGGCAGTCAAAAGTAGATTATCGCTTTGCCTTTCGTCAAAGGCGAAAGAAAAAAGATTGGTTGATAAATTTTTCAAATTTATGTTTGCCTTCGGCAAACCGAACTTCAGTTTGAGCGGGCAGAAATTGTTTTTGGATTTTAAAAATCCTTTCAAAATCCTTGCCGAAGCCGAGCCCCGCCTTTGGCGGGGCGAGGCAACAATCGCCCAAAATCCTAATTTTGAAAATTGGCGGTGCCTTTTGGTTAAAATCCGAACTTTTTTTGACGAAAATCCGGACTGCGAATTTTGATAAAAACTTTTCCGCCCTCGCTTTCCCGCCGCCGAATTTCGTATTTCGCTTTGCGAAATGCGCCGCCATAAAATTTGTTTGATTAAATTCACTTAATTTGGTAAAATTATAGTAGTAAAACTTATTCTATACTTATACTAGTATAATTATACTATGAAGTCAAAAGAATTACCAACAATTGCAAAAAACATAAAGAAATACAGGCAGAAGCAGGGAATTTCGCAAGATAAACTCTCGAAACTGGCTGATATTGCCTACAATGTGATTATCAAAATTGAATCCGGCGCAACGCCGAATCCAACAATTGAAACTATGGCAAAGATTGCCAAAGGTTTGGGCGTCACAATTGACGATTTAATGAAATAAAATTTTATGGAATACAAAAAATTATCGCTAAAAAATATTTCCGCAAATCTTTTTGTCTATGGGGCTACTCACGCCATAGTTGACGGAATTTGTGCTGCAGTAATTTTTAGTATTCTCAAAAATCAAATCGTCAGCACAACAGACTTTATAAGTTTAGTAATTTTATATAATGTTTTAGCATTTGGTCTTCAGGCAATTTTTGGACTTGTGACAGATTATTTCAAATCTCCACGAGCAGTTGCTTTTTTAGGTTGTATTTTGACTGGACTTTCCGCAATTACATTTTCATCTTTTCCAATCGTAGCCATTGTTTTTGCAGGACTAGGTAATGCTTTATTTCATATTGGCGGTGGTAGTATAAGTTTGAATTTAACTCCTAAAAAAGCGACTGCTCCAGGAATTTATGTAGCCCCCGGAGCTTTTGGCCTTCTCGTGGGAACACTGCTTGGCAAAAATGGACAATTTATTATTTGGCCAGCCATATTAATTTTAGCTATTCTATGCTTGTTGATGTTTATTATTAAAAAACCGGAAATGAATTATGAGCAAAAAGAAATCAAAGAAATTAAGTTTAATTATTTTGAGTTTATTTTATTTTTAGTCTTTCTTTCAATTGCTATTCGTTCACTTGTTGGTATGGTGCTTGTGTTTCCGTGGAAAATAAATATTGATTTATTGATAATTTTGACGGCGGCGGTCGTGTTGGGTAAAGGACTGGGTGGAATTTTGGCTGATAAGCTTGGCTGGATTCGGGTTGCCGTAGGAGCATTAATATTATCAATTCCTTTCCTTGTTTTTGGCGCAAATATTCCCTATCTGGCTATTATCGGAATGTTTTTGTTTAACATAACTATGCCGATAACATTAGTCGCTATTTCGAACATATTGCCCGGTCGTCCCGGATTTGCCTTTGGGCTAACTTGTCTGGCATTGATACTTGGTGCATTACCAGCTTTTAGCGGGTTGAAACAACTTTTAGGAGGACAATTGTTTATCTTTATAATTATTGTTATCTCATCAGTGGCTCTTTATTATGCTTTGCAAACTTATTTTAAAAATTATCCAGAGAAAAAATTGGTCGATTAATTTCTCTATATTTTATTTCGTTTTTCAGTTATAATTAAATAAATTAAATCAACAAAAATATGAAAAAGCTATCCAAAATTACATCTTTAGTTTCCGCATTTGTTTTGAGTTTGGTTCTCTTCGCGCAAAGCGCCTACGCTGATTTGATAGTGCCCGGAGGAAAGGGAGGCTCACCGGGACGACTGATCCCTAAAAATGAACTTATTATTTATGGAGTGGTTGCTGGCGTAGTTATAGTTGTGATAGTGGTTTCTGTTATTGTCCTTATAAAGATAAGAAAAAAGAATGTTAATAAATAGCGGTAGTTATCTAGTCGCGCTTTTATTAACGATTGCGATTGAAATTGCTGTCGCTATATTTTTTGGCTACAGAAAAAAATTAGAAATAGCGACAATTATATTTATAAACTTAATCTCTAATCCATTACTTAATTATCTTTTATTTATAAATGGTTATTTTAAAATAGCGCAAATCAACACGACAGCAATTTTGTTTTTAGAAATAGTTGTTGTTTTGGTTGAGTGGTTGTTGTTAAGATTTACGCTACAACAAAATTCAAAAAAATTATTTACCTTGTCTTTAGTGATGAATTTTTGTTCATATATTACAGGAGTTTT harbors:
- a CDS encoding recombinase family protein, whose amino-acid sequence is MTNDNQTKKFFIYARKSTDSEDRQVRSIADQLAELRELAKKENIDVVDTLVEKQTAKKPGRPVFAEMLKRIEAGEAMGILAWHPDRLARNSVDGGQIIYLVDTGIIKELKFPTFWFDPTPQGKFMLSIAFGQSKYYIDNLSENIKRGHRQKLKNGLWPQMAPLGYLNNKETKQVYVDKEKSPLIKKAFEAYATGKYTLKEIRKIINALGLKGRRGSLLSVSNFQYLLRNPFYYGLIRYNGEYFEGKHEPIISKKLFDEVQEVMKQKSKPQKVDKMKFFLYRGFFHCGECGFTITADKKIKPSGRSYIYYYCTKKNPNHICSQNVFTREEKISSQINEAIQKVSLPDDWADKMLNELENEKNGKAQSSRFFAQKTENEIKVIDEKLEKLMNAYLENALNLTEYRETKNKLVNQKQLLKDKLTAFEQKSNNRFELAARFINTVKQTEIIALQENPEQGRDFLKKIGSNFRLSGQKLFLDFKNPFKILAEAEP
- a CDS encoding helix-turn-helix transcriptional regulator, producing the protein MKSKELPTIAKNIKKYRQKQGISQDKLSKLADIAYNVIIKIESGATPNPTIETMAKIAKGLGVTIDDLMK